In Leptospira bourretii, a genomic segment contains:
- a CDS encoding ABC transporter permease: MDTIHRQSSFLWEGSNLEIHLPAVLTASETGKDWTAFFDILKKNPPRTIVVHAANLTEADSSGISFLKLIRLECEQRKIQFTLYGLGEQFRYRLSVSEDDSKKNKETHSHSLRRSEKIGKLTIDSLLEFKYLITFTGELTVSFWRSFLHPSKIRWKDTFRVAESMGVNAFPIIAMIGFLLGLIMSFQSAIPMRRFGAEIFVANLVGLSLFRELGPLMTAFILSGRSGSAFAAELGTMKVSEEIDALTTMGLPPVQFLIIPRLVASLLMTPLLTIVFNLFGLIGGAVVLISFGFPLVTFINQVNLAVGLSDILGGLLKSYFFGMIIASIGCYRGLKTASGAGAVGESTTSAVVGSIILVSILDGIFSVLYFYLRI; the protein is encoded by the coding sequence GTGGATACAATTCATCGACAATCCTCCTTTCTTTGGGAAGGAAGCAACTTAGAAATCCATCTCCCGGCGGTCCTTACTGCTTCGGAAACGGGAAAAGATTGGACTGCCTTTTTTGATATCTTAAAAAAAAATCCCCCTCGCACCATTGTTGTACATGCAGCTAATTTGACCGAAGCAGATTCATCTGGGATTTCATTTTTAAAATTAATCCGATTGGAATGTGAACAAAGGAAAATCCAGTTCACCTTATATGGATTAGGCGAGCAATTTCGATACCGCCTAAGTGTTTCCGAAGACGATAGCAAAAAAAATAAGGAAACACATTCTCATTCTTTAAGAAGGTCAGAAAAAATCGGGAAACTAACCATTGATTCTTTGTTAGAATTCAAATATCTGATTACATTCACTGGTGAACTTACTGTTTCTTTTTGGCGTTCTTTTTTGCATCCTTCAAAGATCCGATGGAAAGATACCTTTCGTGTAGCGGAATCCATGGGAGTCAATGCATTCCCCATCATAGCGATGATTGGATTTTTACTTGGTCTTATCATGTCCTTTCAATCTGCCATTCCGATGCGAAGGTTTGGAGCAGAAATTTTTGTCGCCAACCTTGTGGGCCTTTCTTTGTTTCGGGAACTTGGTCCTCTGATGACAGCTTTTATTCTTTCGGGAAGGTCTGGTTCTGCTTTTGCAGCGGAACTCGGAACCATGAAGGTTTCTGAAGAAATTGATGCACTGACTACGATGGGTCTTCCTCCTGTTCAATTTCTCATTATCCCTCGTTTGGTGGCGTCCTTACTCATGACTCCTCTCCTCACCATTGTTTTTAATTTATTTGGACTGATCGGTGGGGCAGTGGTGTTGATTAGTTTTGGTTTTCCACTCGTTACTTTCATCAACCAAGTGAATTTGGCAGTGGGTTTGTCCGATATCTTAGGTGGTCTCTTAAAATCATATTTTTTTGGGATGATCATTGCATCCATTGGTTGTTACCGAGGTCTAAAAACAGCATCAGGAGCAGGGGCTGTTGGGGAATCGACTACTTCAGCCGTTGTTGGTTCCATCATACTTGTTTCCATCTTAGATGGAATTTTTTCCGTCTTATACTTTTATCTACGAATATGA